In Daucus carota subsp. sativus chromosome 4, DH1 v3.0, whole genome shotgun sequence, one DNA window encodes the following:
- the LOC108217765 gene encoding RING-H2 finger protein ATL46 has translation MSELSKQKRWVFEHAHMKISGIQYQFMQKDGVFTYPPPLSSSITSPYSVTSTTSHLKSSSSGSKISPFVLIIIVVLAVLFFISGLLHLLVRFLTKHSSSTASQSDRFPEISSADALQRQLQQLFHLHDSGLDQAFIDALPVFVYKEIKGLKQPFDCAVCLCEFNENDKLRLLPTCSHAFHLSCIDTWLLSNSSCPLCRGTLFSPGFPIENPMFDFDDPREEEFHGIRENEASSNQKSVIEESVVDKGLLPVRLGKFRKLNHRAEEAGEETSSSNLDARRCYSMGSYQYVVDDITLEVALNSGRDGRISELHGQDFSGDDNDRGKKISVGTKTDSYSISKIWLWSKKGKFASSSETQLNYSLSSDTALPWIDRP, from the coding sequence ATGTCAGAGTTGAGTAAACAAAAAAGGTGGGTTTTTGAGCATGCCCATATGAAGATTTCTGGGATTCAATATCAGTTTATGCAGAAAGATGGAGTCTTTACATACCCACctcctctttcttcttcaaTTACATCTCCATATAGTGTTACTAGTACTACTTCTCATTTAAAGTCCTCTTCTTCAGGCAGTAAAATTAGCCCTTTTGTTCTTATAATCATTGTTGTTTTAGCTGTTCTTTTTTTCATCTCTGGACTTCTCCACTTGCTTGTTCGATTTCTCACAAAACATTCATCCTCTACGGCGTCTCAGTCGGATAGATTCCCGGAGATTTCTAGCGCTGATGCTCTTCAGAGACAGCTACAGCAATTGTTTCATCTACATGACTCTGGTTTGGATCAAGCTTTTATTGATGCTTTACCTGTTTTCGTGTACAAGGAAATTAAGGGTCTTAAACAACCATTTGATTGTGCTGTTTGTTTGtgtgaatttaatgaaaatgatAAGTTGAGATTGCTTCCCACTTGCAGTCATGCTTTTCACCTCAGTTGTATCGATACATGGCTACTCTCAAACTCATCGTGTCCTCTTTGTAGAGGTACTCTATTTAGTCCTGGATTCCCAATCGAAAACCCGATGTTTgattttgatgatccaagagaAGAGGAGTTTCATGGTATTAGAGAAAATGAGGCATCTTCCAATCAGAAAAGTGTGATTGAGGAAAGTGTAGTTGATAAGGGGCTTTTACCTGTTAGGCTTGGCAAATTTAGAAAGTTGAATCACCGGGCTGAAGAGGCTGGTGAGGAGACGAGTAGCAGTAATTTGGACGCGAGAAGGTGCTACTCAATGGGTTCGTATCAATATGTCGTTGATGATATTACACTTGAAGTGGCTTTAAACAGTGGGAGAGATGGTCGTATATCAGAGCTTCACGGCCAGGATTTCTCGGGTGATGACAATGACAGAGGGAAGAAGATTAGTGTTGGGACAAAGACTGATAGCTACTCTATTTCAAAGATCTGGCTCTGGTCTAAGAAAGGAAAGTTTGCAAGTTCTTCGGAAACTCAATTGAATTATTCATTATCTTCTGATACAGCGCTTCCTTGGATTGATAGACCTTAA
- the LOC108217236 gene encoding serine/threonine-protein kinase PBL35 isoform X2, producing the protein MHRWGGVVSIFTIFILIGNAECALISDELECVLDLGGGVSSSLYNVSNVDGRWGGFLNKTSCARPFAEYLYALALHTSPGAQIFLNSDEQRKCLTTLNRPGLDMLGCGIEELTSGGGGCSNFSVDDVKLRLGDEFESMKGNCEFEDQGVKQEQSSCGSCVRSWMDIKGLYNDNDEPTDSESYICRFAVLVSLTSAKIKDEIWIQKTFGCLEDQSQVTVKTVSPDEAPDTKEKRNTSTRRWILVGSIAGVLIAVIISIWMFSRGWCTPNATVKDNAPKFALQIDSIHLEFSIKEVYFATNNLHPTNFIGEGVAGKVYKGVLHNNQSVAIKQITDEGYIETFTRELKSLSKVRHPNLVALLGYCKHKDECFLLYELCPNGNLSEWIFGKDKHLPWIHRLKIAIHCARGLRFLHNYSKGCIVHRDIKPTNILLGPNLEGKLSDFGLSKVIDPGESYKSSEVRGTFGYVDPEYQSTRRVDSGGDVYSFGVVLLQIISGRRVINMNMNTPMSLHNTARSLTRNESIRGFADPRLDGDYCEEAFDLTFKLALSCTAPKKERPSMEKVTLILEEALDISMTARSSTPPATPDWSSTPRTTPGWSSTPT; encoded by the exons ATGCACCGATGGGGGGGCGTGGTTAGCATCTTCACGATCTTTATCTTGATTGGAAATGCTGAATGTGCATTAATATCTGACGAATTAGAATGCGTTCTTGATCTTGGAGGTGGAGTCTCTTCATCCTTGTACAATGTGAGTAACGTTGATGGGAGGTGGGGTGGATTTTTGAACAAGACATCCTGTGCTAGACCATTTGCAGAGTACCTTTATGCATTGGCTTTGCACACAAGTCCAGGTGCACAGATATTCTTGAATTCGGATGAACAGAGGAAGTGCTTGACTACTCTGAATAGACCTGGCCTAGATATGTTAGGTTGTGGAATTGAGGAACTGACAAGTGGAGGTGGGGGATGCTCAAATTTCTCTGTTGATGATGTTAAACTTAGATTAGGTGATGAGTTTGAAAGTATGAAGGGGAATTGTGAGTTTGAAGATCAAGGCGTAAAGCAGGAGCAGTCGTCATGTGGTTCCTGCGTAAGGAGTTGGATGGACATCAAAGGGTTATATAATGACAATGATGAGCCTACGGATTCTGAATCTTATATTTGCAGGTTTGCAGTGTTAGTGTCTTTAACAAGTGCAAAGATTAAAGATGAGATATGGATTCAGAAAACATTTGGATGCCTCGAGGATCAGAGCCAGGTTACTGTTAAAACAGTCTCACCAG ACGAAGCACCAGACACGAAAGAGAAGAGAAACACGAGCACAC GTAGATGGATTTTAGTTGGAAGCATTGCCGGAGTTCTTATTGCTGTCATCATCTCCATTTGGATGTTTTCACGAGGATGGTGTACACCAAATGCCACAGTAAAGGATAATG CACCGAAGTTTGCACTGCAAATCGACTCCATTCATTTGGAATTTTCAATCAAAGAGGTCTACTTCGCCACTAATAATCTACACCCAACAAACTTCATTGGCGAAGGAGTCGCAG GTAAAGTCTACAAAGGCGTACTTCACAATAATCAGTCTGTTGCGATAAAACAAATCACTGATGAGGGATATATAGAGACCTTCACCAGAGAACTTAAGAGCTTATCGAAAGTCAGACACCCAAACCTTGTGGCCTTGTTGGGATATTGTAAACACAAAGATGAGTGCTTCCTCCTTTACGAACTATGTCCAAACGGGAATCTCTCAGAGTGGATATTTG GAAAGGATAAGCACCTGCCTTGGATTCATAGGCTCAAGATTGCGATACATTGTGCCAGAGGACTTCGGTTTCTCCATAACTATTCTAAAGGGTGCATTGTTCATCGTGATATCAAG CCAACAAATATTCTCTTAGGTCCAAACTTAGAAGGCAaactttcagattttggatTGTCCAAGGTGATAGATCCGGGTGAAAGCTACAAGAGCTCTGAAGTGAGAGGAACATTTGGCTATGTTGATCCGGAATACCAGAGCACCAGAAGAGTTGATTCAGGGGGTGATGTCTATAGCTTTGGAGTCGTACTTCTGCAGATAATCTCAGGAAGAAGGGTTATAAATATGAACATGAACACACCAATGTCCCTACATAATACA GCAAGATCCCTCACGAGAAATGAAAGCATAAGAGGATTTGCAGATCCAAGGCTTGACGGAGACTACTGTGAAGAAGCTTTCGACCTCACATTTAAATTAGCTTTGTCCTGCACAGCGCCTAAGAAAGAGCGACCATCTATGGAGAAAGTTACTCTAATCCTAGAGGAGGCACTGGATATTTCAATGACAGCTAGATCATCAACTCCACCTGCCACACCAGACTGGTCTTCGACTCCTCGTACCACACCTGGTTGGTCTTCAACTCCCACCTAA
- the LOC108216238 gene encoding uncharacterized protein LOC108216238 isoform X2 → MLPESENKTETESSTNGEFHKPQTEHTEENREERKNSCPLVEISPNENGALVSGTEAASIEVEYIESENLDDVEDVDTSLEILLVGLESKDWVVVCGALNNVRRLSLFHKELLHEKLGNVISLVVKSLKNPRSAVCKTAVMASEDIFKAYNDHTIDSLDPLLVQLLLKSAQDKRFVCEAAEKALIAMTTWVSPVLLLPKLQPCLKNRNPRIRAKASMCFCRSVLRLGFDGIETYGIDKIIHIAATQLIDQLPESREAARTLLLELQSVYENSHISSAAALTENQDKNSWEQFCLSNLSPLSAQAVLRVTNVAREGLSKDP, encoded by the exons ATGCTCCCTGAATCCGAGAACAAAACTGAGACTGAGAGCTCTACTAATGGAGAATTTCACAAGCCTCAGACTGAACATACTGAAGAAAACCGTGAAGAAAGGAAAAACTCTTGTCCCTTGGTTGAAATATCTCCCAATGAAAATGGCGCACTAGTTTCTGGGACAGAGGCAGCCAGCATAGAAGTGGAATACATTGAATCTGAGAATCTGGATGATGTTGAAGATGTTGATACAAGTCTTGAG ATTCTCTTAGTTGGCCTTGAGTCAAAAGACTGGGTTGTTGTGTGTGGAGCACTCAATAATGTACGTCGGTTATCTCTGTTCCACAAGGAGCTGTTGCATGAGAAGCT GGGCAATGTGATATCACTTGTTGTAAAATCATTAAAGAACCCAAGAAGTGCTGTATGCAAAACAGCAGTTATGGCCTCAGAGGACATCTTTAAGGCATATAATGATCACACTATTGATTCACTAGATCCACTG CTTGTTCAACTTCTTCTAAAGTCTGCACAAGACAAACGGTTTGTATGCGAGGCAGCTGAAAAAGCTTTAATCGCCATGACCACTTGGGTCTCCCCAGTATTGTTGTTACCCAAGTTACAACCTTGTCTCAAGAACAGAAATCCTCGAATTCGAGCAAAGGCTTCAATGTGTTTTTGTCGCAGTGTGCTTCGATTG GGATTTGATGGAATCGAGACATATGGGATTGACAAAATAATCCATATAGCTGCGACACAACTCATTGACCAGCTTCCTGAGTCCAGAGAAGCTGCTCGAACTCTTCTGTTGGAGTTGCAGAGCGTCTACGAGAATTCACACATCTCATCAGCTGCTGCCTTAACTGAGAACCAAGACAAGAATTCTTGGGAGCAGTTCTGCCTATCCAACCTTTCACCATTAAGTGCACAAGCGGTCCTTCGTGTGACCAATGTGGCAAGAGAGGGACTTTCCAAAGATCCCTAG
- the LOC108217236 gene encoding serine/threonine-protein kinase PBL35 isoform X1, producing MHRWGGVVSIFTIFILIGNAECALISDELECVLDLGGGVSSSLYNVSNVDGRWGGFLNKTSCARPFAEYLYALALHTSPGAQIFLNSDEQRKCLTTLNRPGLDMLGCGIEELTSGGGGCSNFSVDDVKLRLGDEFESMKGNCEFEDQGVKQEQSSCGSCVRSWMDIKGLYNDNDEPTDSESYICRFAVLVSLTSAKIKDEIWIQKTFGCLEDQSQVTVKTVSPVADEAPDTKEKRNTSTRRWILVGSIAGVLIAVIISIWMFSRGWCTPNATVKDNAPKFALQIDSIHLEFSIKEVYFATNNLHPTNFIGEGVAGKVYKGVLHNNQSVAIKQITDEGYIETFTRELKSLSKVRHPNLVALLGYCKHKDECFLLYELCPNGNLSEWIFGKDKHLPWIHRLKIAIHCARGLRFLHNYSKGCIVHRDIKPTNILLGPNLEGKLSDFGLSKVIDPGESYKSSEVRGTFGYVDPEYQSTRRVDSGGDVYSFGVVLLQIISGRRVINMNMNTPMSLHNTARSLTRNESIRGFADPRLDGDYCEEAFDLTFKLALSCTAPKKERPSMEKVTLILEEALDISMTARSSTPPATPDWSSTPRTTPGWSSTPT from the exons ATGCACCGATGGGGGGGCGTGGTTAGCATCTTCACGATCTTTATCTTGATTGGAAATGCTGAATGTGCATTAATATCTGACGAATTAGAATGCGTTCTTGATCTTGGAGGTGGAGTCTCTTCATCCTTGTACAATGTGAGTAACGTTGATGGGAGGTGGGGTGGATTTTTGAACAAGACATCCTGTGCTAGACCATTTGCAGAGTACCTTTATGCATTGGCTTTGCACACAAGTCCAGGTGCACAGATATTCTTGAATTCGGATGAACAGAGGAAGTGCTTGACTACTCTGAATAGACCTGGCCTAGATATGTTAGGTTGTGGAATTGAGGAACTGACAAGTGGAGGTGGGGGATGCTCAAATTTCTCTGTTGATGATGTTAAACTTAGATTAGGTGATGAGTTTGAAAGTATGAAGGGGAATTGTGAGTTTGAAGATCAAGGCGTAAAGCAGGAGCAGTCGTCATGTGGTTCCTGCGTAAGGAGTTGGATGGACATCAAAGGGTTATATAATGACAATGATGAGCCTACGGATTCTGAATCTTATATTTGCAGGTTTGCAGTGTTAGTGTCTTTAACAAGTGCAAAGATTAAAGATGAGATATGGATTCAGAAAACATTTGGATGCCTCGAGGATCAGAGCCAGGTTACTGTTAAAACAGTCTCACCAG TTGCAGACGAAGCACCAGACACGAAAGAGAAGAGAAACACGAGCACAC GTAGATGGATTTTAGTTGGAAGCATTGCCGGAGTTCTTATTGCTGTCATCATCTCCATTTGGATGTTTTCACGAGGATGGTGTACACCAAATGCCACAGTAAAGGATAATG CACCGAAGTTTGCACTGCAAATCGACTCCATTCATTTGGAATTTTCAATCAAAGAGGTCTACTTCGCCACTAATAATCTACACCCAACAAACTTCATTGGCGAAGGAGTCGCAG GTAAAGTCTACAAAGGCGTACTTCACAATAATCAGTCTGTTGCGATAAAACAAATCACTGATGAGGGATATATAGAGACCTTCACCAGAGAACTTAAGAGCTTATCGAAAGTCAGACACCCAAACCTTGTGGCCTTGTTGGGATATTGTAAACACAAAGATGAGTGCTTCCTCCTTTACGAACTATGTCCAAACGGGAATCTCTCAGAGTGGATATTTG GAAAGGATAAGCACCTGCCTTGGATTCATAGGCTCAAGATTGCGATACATTGTGCCAGAGGACTTCGGTTTCTCCATAACTATTCTAAAGGGTGCATTGTTCATCGTGATATCAAG CCAACAAATATTCTCTTAGGTCCAAACTTAGAAGGCAaactttcagattttggatTGTCCAAGGTGATAGATCCGGGTGAAAGCTACAAGAGCTCTGAAGTGAGAGGAACATTTGGCTATGTTGATCCGGAATACCAGAGCACCAGAAGAGTTGATTCAGGGGGTGATGTCTATAGCTTTGGAGTCGTACTTCTGCAGATAATCTCAGGAAGAAGGGTTATAAATATGAACATGAACACACCAATGTCCCTACATAATACA GCAAGATCCCTCACGAGAAATGAAAGCATAAGAGGATTTGCAGATCCAAGGCTTGACGGAGACTACTGTGAAGAAGCTTTCGACCTCACATTTAAATTAGCTTTGTCCTGCACAGCGCCTAAGAAAGAGCGACCATCTATGGAGAAAGTTACTCTAATCCTAGAGGAGGCACTGGATATTTCAATGACAGCTAGATCATCAACTCCACCTGCCACACCAGACTGGTCTTCGACTCCTCGTACCACACCTGGTTGGTCTTCAACTCCCACCTAA
- the LOC108217237 gene encoding uncharacterized protein LOC108217237, protein MSLLAWNCRGLGKPRAVQFLKEITQQLKPSIIFLSETLSKIKKIEEVCKALHFAGWWGIEAQGHSGGLALLWKNEGGCTILDGSKHYIDFEVENNQVGRWRYTGFYGCPERERRRESWDIIRNLAGRSTLPWCIIGDFNDMLFADEKKGGRVQPRSLLVGFGETIASCGLTDLGFKGEKFTWEKSRGNHGWVQERLDRGLANNSWRSMFPMAEVQVLEVATSDHLPLFLNLQRQVFEVKERRFRFENSWVKEKDCREIVKQSWQGNDSQDLMTKITMCCNRLQEWGGGVSRKYKQEISKCRERLRRLRSRRDGPGIRMYNDVRWEYMQLLEKQETYWKQRAKQFWLQGGDRNTSFFHNYASGRKKINTLQRIKNDEGEWKETTEEIQEVIENYFSKLFTAQTTDGKLSDRERVSRVTASDNEALLAEITPEEVKEAAFSMHPDKAPGPDGLNPGFFQVYWNIVGKDVVLFCKKFLQSGELPNEVNHAVVRLIPKTKEPQNMTELRPISLCNVLVRILSKVMVNRLKPCLGSVISEVQSAFLEGRLLTDNAMIAFEVNHYMKRRTQGNRGLAGLKIDISKAYDRLEWGFIKNMMMRFGFHEIWIDRIMKFISTVSYGFLHNGAEIGRVIPTRGVRQGDPISPYIYIMCAEGLSAMLRRNVDDGLIHGCTVAKNAPNISHLFFADDCYLFFKATEVEADNMKRILNRYELISGQRINFGKSTVVFSPNTRVEDRVKVCDKLGVIEIDKPGNYLGMPMSISRNRVATFSFLLDRVDQKLQTWGNKTLSKAGKVLLLKTSAQTVPNFWMSLMLIPLEICDGIEKKFNAFWWGKNSSGGGIRWLSWDRLCEVKEAGGLGFKKLREFNVAMLAKQAWRLINNCNPVVTSLMKARYYPQSDFLNAKLGNNPSYIWRSILEAQNVVRMGARKKIGDGNSTLVWQEPWLPCVDNGFMTTERYAQLEQITVANLMDENQEGWDEDILDDLCNERDKKLIKQLHVPMRKRNDSWYWLLDDTGRFTVRSCYRKIKGESDCPDRSFWSKVWGLKLPGKVINFIWRMCREVLPTAANLITKHVNIVDRCAWCQNYVEDTAHVMFLCEFAREVWAAVGMLSLIAEDPGDTVLQVTKRIFTKGNNEQRAMYGMICWALWYRRNKWVWERVTVSSFGVKSMALNMKTDWSKAREVEEHHEGQQQMRVHTWCKPPEQWIKINTDAACHVNGEMTGLGCVARDESGQFVRARSRKVQVGHQPRIAEALSMREALSWTKEWRSSRCVFETDAKTLVDAINKVKESQGESTFDTIVDDCRELIKHFEEVLIVFVPRSANSVAHLLAKGAYSMSGLQEWVHTAPDFLICNLDLDMV, encoded by the coding sequence ATGAGTCTTCTAGCTTGGAATTGCCGTGGGCTGGGTAAACCACGGGCAgttcaatttttaaaagaaattaccCAACAGCTTAAACCTAGTATTATTTTCTTGTCTGAaacattatcaaaaataaaaaaaattgaagaagtTTGTAAAGCTTTGCACTTTGCTGGATGGTGGGGAATAGAAGCTCAGGGACATAGTGGTGGCTTGGCCTTGTTATGGAAAAACGAAGGGGGTTGTACGATCTTGGATGGGAGCAAACACTATATCGACTTTGAGGTGGAAAACAATCAGGTTGGAAGATGGAGATATACGGGCTTTTACGGATGCCCTGAAAGGGAGAGAAGGCGAGAGTCTTGGGATATTATTCGAAATCTAGCGGGTCGGTCAACACTTCCGTGGTGCATTATAGGAGACTTTAACGATATGTTGTTTGCAGATGAGAAAAAAGGGGGTCGTGTTCAACCAAGAAGCTTATTAGTGGGATTTGGAGAGACGATTGCTTCATGTGGCTTGACTGATTTGGGATTTAAAGGGGAAAAGTTCACTTGGGAGAAATCTCGCGGAAACCATGGGTGGGTTCAGGAGAGATTAGACCGTGGGTTGGCAAATAACTCATGGAGAAGTATGTTTCCTATGGCGGAGGTTCAGGTATTGGAAGTGGCTACATCTGATCACCTACCattgtttttaaatttgcaGAGACAGGTCTTTGAAGTTAAAGAAAGGAGATTTCGCTTTGAAAATAGTTGGGTTAAAGAAAAAGACTGCAGAGAAATTGTGAAACAGAGTTGGCAGGGGAACGATAGTCAGGACCTAATGACGAAGATTACCATGTGCTGTAATAGATTACAAGAGTGGGGGGGAGGTGTGAGTAGAAAGTATAAACAGGAGATTAGTAAATGTCGAGAAAGACTGCGCAGGTTGAGATCAAGGAGAGATGGGCCGGGGATTCGAATGTATAATGATGTTAGATGGGAATACATGCAATTGCTGGAAAAACAAGAAACGTATTGGAAACAACGAGCCAAACAGTTCTGGCTACAAGGTGGGGATAGGAACACAAGTTTCTTCCACAATTATGCCTCTGGGAGGAAGAAAATAAATACATTGCAGCGGATTAAAAACGATGAAGGAGAGTGGAAGGAAACTACCGAGGAGATTCAAGAGGTCATCGAGAATTATTTCTCGAAGTTGTTTACAGCACAGACGACAGATGGAAAGTTGAGCGATAGGGAGAGAGTCAGTAGGGTGACTGCAAGTGACAATGAAGCTTTGTTGGCGGAAATTACACCTGAGGAAGTTAAAGAAGCTGCTTTTTCTATGCACCCGGATAAGGCACCAGGGCCAGATGGCCTAAACCCAGGTTTTTTTCAAGTTTACTGGAATATAGTAGGAAAGGATGtggttttattttgtaaaaaattccTGCAATCAGGTGAACTGCCAAATGAGGTGAACCATGCTGTAGTCCGATTGATCCCTAAGACAAAAGAGCCACAAAATATGACTGAGTTGCGTCCGATTTCTTTATGTAACGTGCTAGTCAGAATACTGTCTAAGGTAATGGTCAATAGACTAAAACCATGCCTAGGTTCTGTGATATCTGAAGTGCAGAGCGCTTTTTTGGAAGGGCGATTATTAACGGATAACGCAATGATTGCATTTGAAGTAAACCACTACATGAAGAGACGGACACAAGGAAACAGGGGTTTGGCAGGATTAAAAATAGACATTTCGAAAGCTTATGATAGATTGGAGTGGGGGTTTatcaaaaatatgatgatgAGGTTTGGGTTTCATGAGATATGGATTGATAGGATTATGAAATTTATATCGACAGTGTCATATGGATTTCTACACAATGGAGCAGAGATTGGACGAGTAATTCCAACACGGGGGGTACGTCAAGGAGACCCAATTTCTCCGTATATATACATCATGTGTGCAGAAGGTTTAAGTGCAATGCTGCGAAGAAATGTCGATGATGGGCTCATACATGGGTGTACAGTGGCTAAGAACGCACCAAATATCTCGCACTTATTTTTTGCAGATGACTGTTACCTGTTCTTCAAAGCTACAGAGGTGGAAGCTGACAATATGAAACGGATTCTAAACAGGTATGAGCTGATCTCAGGGCAGCGTATTAATTTTGGGAAGTCTACAGTGGTTTTCTCCCCTAACACAAGGGTGGAGGATAGAGTAAAGGTCTGTGATAAGTTGGGAGTGATTGAAATAGATAAACCAGGGAATTATCTGGGAATGCCTATGAGTATTAGTAGAAATAGAGTTGCAACCTTCTCTTTTTTACTTGATCGGGTAGACCAAAAATTGCAGACATGGGGGAATAAAACACTGTCTAAAGCTGGAAAAGTACTTTTACTGAAAACGTCAGCTCAAACAGTTCCAAATTTCTGGATGAGTTTGATGTTAATCCCGTTAGAAATTTGTGATGGAATTGAGAAGAAATTCAATGCCTTTTGGTGGGGGAAGAACAGTTCGGGTGGAGGAATAAGATGGCTTTCATGGGATAGATTATGTGAAGTAAAGGAGGCTGGGGGTCTTGGATTTAAAAAGCTACGAGAGTTCAATGTTGCAATGCTGGCAAAGCAGGCATGGCGCTTGATAAACAACTGCAACCCCGTAGTTACATCTTTGATGAAAGCCAGATATTATCCACAATCGGATTTCCTAAATGCTAAACTTGGAAACAACCCCAGCTACATTTGGCGTAGTATTCTTGAAGCCCAGAATGTGGTACGAATGGGAGCGAGGAAGAAAATAGGAGATGGAAACAGCACGTTAGTGTGGCAGGAACCATGGTTGCCCTGCGTTGACAATGGTTTCATGACAACTGAAAGGTACGCCCAGTTAGAACAAATTACAGTAGCTAATTTGATGGATGAGAATCAGGAGGGGTGGGATGAAGATATTTTGGATGATTTATGCAATGAAAGGGATAAGAAATTGATAAAACAACTCCATGTCCCCATGCGTAAACGAAATGACTCATGGTATTGGTTATTGGATGACACGGGAAGATTTACGGTAAGGAGCTGCTATCGTAAAATCAAAGGGGAGAGTGATTGTCCTGATAGAAGTTTTTGGAGTAAAGTTTGGGGACTCAAACTTCCAGGAAAGGTGATAAATTTCATATGGAGAATGTGCAGAGAAGTGCTCCCGACAGCTGCAAATCTAATTACCAAGCATGTTAATATTGTTGATAGATGTGCTTGGTGTCAAAATTATGTCGAGGACACTGCCCATGTTATGTTTCTTTGTGAGTTTGCAAGAGAGGTCTGGGCTGCTGTAGGTATGCTGAGCCTGATTGCAGAGGATCCTGGAGATACGGTGCTGCAGGTTACTAAAAGAATTTTTACCAAGGGTAACAATGAACAGAGGGCTATGTATGGTATGATTTGTTGGGCCTTATGGTACAGGCGAAACAAATGGGTATGGGAGAGAGTGACAGTGTCATCTTTCGGGGTGAAATCTATGGCATTAAACATGAAGACTGATTGGAGCAAGGCTAGGGAGGTGGAGGAGCATCATGAAGGCCAACAACAAATGAGGGTGCATACATGGTGTAAACCACCAGAACAATGGATAAAAATAAACACGGATGCAGCGTGTCATGTGAATGGAGAGATGACTGGCCTAGGATGTGTGGCAAGAGATGAGTCTGGTCAATTTGTTCGAGCAAGGAGTAGGAAGGTACAGGTTGGACATCAACCACGAATTGCTGAGGCTTTGAGCATGCGAGAAGCACTCTCCTGGACAAAGGAATGGAGATCGAGCAGATGTGTTTTTGAAACAGATGCTAAGACACTGGTGGACGCAATTAACAAAGTAAAGGAGAGCCAAGGGGAGTCGACGTTCGATACAATTGTTGATGATTGCAGGGAGTTAATTAAACACTTTGAGGAAGTGTTAATTGTTTTTGTTCCTAGATCAGCGAATAGTGTTGCCCATTTGTTAGCAAAGGGTGCATATTCTATGTCTGGTTTACAGGAGTGGGTTCATACGGCTCCTGATTTTCTCATTTGTAACCTTGATTTAGACATGGTTTGA
- the LOC108216238 gene encoding uncharacterized protein LOC108216238 isoform X1, translating to MSANTLRDLNMLPESENKTETESSTNGEFHKPQTEHTEENREERKNSCPLVEISPNENGALVSGTEAASIEVEYIESENLDDVEDVDTSLEILLVGLESKDWVVVCGALNNVRRLSLFHKELLHEKLGNVISLVVKSLKNPRSAVCKTAVMASEDIFKAYNDHTIDSLDPLLVQLLLKSAQDKRFVCEAAEKALIAMTTWVSPVLLLPKLQPCLKNRNPRIRAKASMCFCRSVLRLGFDGIETYGIDKIIHIAATQLIDQLPESREAARTLLLELQSVYENSHISSAAALTENQDKNSWEQFCLSNLSPLSAQAVLRVTNVAREGLSKDP from the exons ATGTCAGCTAACACTCTCAGAGATCTCAACATGCTCCCTGAATCCGAGAACAAAACTGAGACTGAGAGCTCTACTAATGGAGAATTTCACAAGCCTCAGACTGAACATACTGAAGAAAACCGTGAAGAAAGGAAAAACTCTTGTCCCTTGGTTGAAATATCTCCCAATGAAAATGGCGCACTAGTTTCTGGGACAGAGGCAGCCAGCATAGAAGTGGAATACATTGAATCTGAGAATCTGGATGATGTTGAAGATGTTGATACAAGTCTTGAG ATTCTCTTAGTTGGCCTTGAGTCAAAAGACTGGGTTGTTGTGTGTGGAGCACTCAATAATGTACGTCGGTTATCTCTGTTCCACAAGGAGCTGTTGCATGAGAAGCT GGGCAATGTGATATCACTTGTTGTAAAATCATTAAAGAACCCAAGAAGTGCTGTATGCAAAACAGCAGTTATGGCCTCAGAGGACATCTTTAAGGCATATAATGATCACACTATTGATTCACTAGATCCACTG CTTGTTCAACTTCTTCTAAAGTCTGCACAAGACAAACGGTTTGTATGCGAGGCAGCTGAAAAAGCTTTAATCGCCATGACCACTTGGGTCTCCCCAGTATTGTTGTTACCCAAGTTACAACCTTGTCTCAAGAACAGAAATCCTCGAATTCGAGCAAAGGCTTCAATGTGTTTTTGTCGCAGTGTGCTTCGATTG GGATTTGATGGAATCGAGACATATGGGATTGACAAAATAATCCATATAGCTGCGACACAACTCATTGACCAGCTTCCTGAGTCCAGAGAAGCTGCTCGAACTCTTCTGTTGGAGTTGCAGAGCGTCTACGAGAATTCACACATCTCATCAGCTGCTGCCTTAACTGAGAACCAAGACAAGAATTCTTGGGAGCAGTTCTGCCTATCCAACCTTTCACCATTAAGTGCACAAGCGGTCCTTCGTGTGACCAATGTGGCAAGAGAGGGACTTTCCAAAGATCCCTAG